The Terriglobales bacterium region CCATGGACGACTCCCAGGAGGACGTGGAGAAGTTCGTCAAGGAGATGGGCGTCCACTACACCATCGTGATGGGGCGCGATTCGGTGGCCGACGCCTATGGCGGCGTGCCGTATCTCCCGGGCACGTTCTACATCGACCGCACCGGCAAGATCGTGGACCGGGTCTTCGGCCTGGCCGGACACGGCGACATCGAGGAGAACATCAAGCGCTCGCTGGCCCAGGGGGCGGCCCCGGTGAATGCATCCACGCCAACGCCCGAGGCATCGAAACCCCAGGAACAGAAACAATGATGAGGCTCCGGCTCCAATCCGTGTTGGCCCTGCTGGCGTTGCTCGCGGCCGGAGCGCTGGCGCAGGATTCGCTCGTCCCCAAGACGCCCATCGTCATCGCCATGCCGCCGGAGGCGGCGGCCGTGGCTCCGGGCGGGAACGTTCGGGTGGAGCTGCGCTTCCGCGTCAGCCCCGGCTATCACATTAACTCCAACAAACCTCACTCGGAGTTCCTCATCCCCACGCGGCTGAAGTTGAGCCCCCCGGCGAACCTTACGCCGGGTAGCATCGTCTATCCGGAGGGGACGGATCTGACCTTCGCTTTTTCGCCCGGGGAGAAGCTGAACGTCTATGCCGGTGACTTCACGGTGCGCGCCGAGCTGCGCGCCCTGGGTTCCGCGCCCGCGGGGAGCTACAAGGTGCTGGGCGAACTGCGCTTCCAGGCCTGCACCGACCGCGCCTGCTTCCCGCCCACCAAGCTCCCGGTGGAATTCGAAGTCACGGTGCGCAAGCCCCGTTCTTAGTTCGTAGTAAGATGCGGCCCCCTCAGGATGAAGATGAGGGCGCTGCCTACGGGCGCGAGTAATGGCCATCCTTCGCGAGGGAACTCACATGAAGACGATTGACCGCGTTCGCACGCTGATCTTGCTCGCGCCGGTGCTGGGCGCCCTGTTGTTGTTCGTCGAACCGTCGGCGGCCCAGAGCGCCCCGCCGCCTCCCGCATACCCTGCCTTGCCGAGCGAAACGCCGACCAAGCTCGTGCCCGCGACCGATAGCTTCGACTACATCCGGCGCGACGTGATGATCCCCATGCGCGACGGAGTGAAGCTGCACACCGTCATCCTTGTGCCCAAGGGCGCCAAAGGCGCGCCCATCCTCCTTACGCGCACGCCCTACAACGCCACCGAACTCACCAGCCACTCCCCAAGCGCACACCTCGGCCCGATCCTGAACGGCTACGACAATGCCACCGACGTCATCGTCGAGGGCGGTTACATCCGCGTGGTTCAGGACGTGCGCGGCAAGTACGGCTCCGAGGGCGACTATGTGATGAACCGCCCCCTGCACGGGCCGCAGAACCCGACGCCGGTCGATCACGCCACCGACACCTACGACACCATCGACTGGCTGGTGAAAAACATCCCAGAAAGCAACGGCAAAGTCGGCATTCTCGGCATCTCCTATGACGGTTTTTTGCCCCTGATGGCGCTGGTGAATCCCCATCCGGCGCTCAAAGTGGCGGTGCCGATGAACCCCATGGTCGATGGCTGGATGGGCGATGACTGGTTCCATTACGGCGCCTTCCGCCAGCAGAACATGCCCTACATTTACGAGCAGGTGGGGACGCACGCGAATGACGCCAAGTGGTGGACGAGCAACTTTGACGACTATGACATGTTCATGCAGGCGGGATCAGCAGGGGAACTCGGGCGGCGCCGCGGGCTCGAACAGGTCGGCTTCTGGCGGAAGCTTCTCGATCATCCCAGCTACGACGCCTTCTGGCGCGACCAGGCGGTGGACAAACTACTGGCGGCCCAACCGCTGAAAGTGCCGGTGATGCTGGTACACAGCCTCTGGGACCAGGAGGACATCTACGGAGCCATCGCCGTCTACAAGGCAATCAAGCCGAAGGACACAGAGAACGACAAGGTATTTCTGGTCCTGGGTCCCTGGCATCACGGCCAGGAGATCGCGGACGGCAGCACGCTCGGCGCCCTCAGATTCAACAGCGATACCGCGCTCACCTTCCGCAGAGAGATCTTGCGTCCGTTTCTGGACCAATACCTCAAGGACGGCGCGCCCAAAGCCGCCGTCCCGCCCGTCATGGCGTTTGAAACTGGGACGAACACATGGCGGCGCCTGCCCGCCTGGCCAGCCGGCTGCGCGAGCGGCTGCACCGTTCGACCCACGCCGCTCTATCTCACCGCGGGTCTGAAGTTGAGCTTTACCGCGCCGGGTGCTGGCGATGCGACGTTCGACGAGTATGTGTCCAACCCCGCCAAGCCCGTGCCCTTCCGCGCCAGGCCCATTCAACCCGTCGGCTACGACGACAAGGGCCTCACCTGGCCCAAGTGGCTCGTGGACGATCAGCGGGAAGCGTCCGGCCGCCCGGATGTCGTCGTGTTTGTCTCTGACGTATTGAGCGCACGGGTGAAGATCAGCGGACAGCCAATCGCGAATCTGATCGCGTCCACCAGCGGCACGGACTCCGACTGGGTGGTCAAGGTGATCGACGTCTACCCCGACGAGGTCGCAGGCCAGCCGGCCATGGGCGGATATCAATTGATGGTTTCCGCCGACATCTTCCGCGGCCGCTATCGCGAGAGCCTGGAGATGGCCAAACCCATCGCGCCCGACCAGGCCCTGCTCTACCGCTTCGCCCTGCCCACGGCGAACCACGTCTTCCTGCCCGGCCACCGGATCATGGTTCAGGTGCAGTCGAGCTGGTTCCCGCTCTACGACCGCAATCCACAGACTTTCGTGCCCAGCATCTTCTGGGCCAAGCCGGAGGATTACCGAAAGGCCGTGCAGCGGATCTACCACGTGCCCGGCCAGGCGAGCTTCATCGAACTGCCTCTAGTGGCGACGCCTTGAGGCGAGGCTCTTAGGCCGCGGTTACGCTTCCGCTCTCACTCCATCTTCAACTGCATGGTCTCGTCGATGCTCAGGGTGTGCGACACGCCTGCGTTGGGCGGCCCGGAGTAGCTCGCGGTGATGCGGAAGCCGCTGTCGGTGGTCTCGGCGGAGTAGCTGTAGGGGCCGCGATGGTTGGTGGGCATGCTGATGTCGCCGTTCGAGCGCAGTTCGTCGATGGAGACGTATTTTCCGTCGGCGGCGAAGTGGCGGCGCTCGGCGCTGGCCAGCGCGATCAGGTCGTTCTTCACCCCCACCACGTCAATGGTCGAGCGCGGCGTGGCCGTGCTGCCCGCGCCACCGCCTCCCGGCGTCACCGATTGCGCCTGCCGCATGTAGATGTAGGCGCCAATCCCCAGCACGATCAACAACCCGATAAAACCCAAAGCCCGGGACATAGGAACCTCCAGCGCGAGATTGTACGCCCGCTCAGCCGGTGGGCAGACCGAAGGCTTCCGGGACCTCTTCCGCAGCCAGCGTCTCCTTCAGCCGCGCGATGAGGAACTCCGCGTCGTCGCGCGACAACCATCGCCCCAGCACCAGAATGAAGGCGGCGAAGATAGGGACTGCCGGCGCGGCCCACGGCGGCACGCTCCCGTGGCAGGAGAGCGGGTAGACGTGGCACAGGTAGGGCACCGCGGCCAGGACGAGTGTGATGATGGAGAGCCAGAGAGTCATGATCCATAGCACCCAGCGGCGCGTGCCCAGTCGCACGCGCATGCGCGTCCCATCCGGCGCCAGCTCGAAGCGGGCAGCGGCCTCGATCTGCAGGTCGTTCTTGTAGAAGATTTTCTTGCGTACCGCGAATCCGTATTGGGAAACCGCGCCGATTAATGGACGGCCCGCTGTACCGCGGGCGGACCAAAGGATGGCCATGCGCGAACTCCAGGGGATCACCAGCGGCTCCAGTCGGCGGCAACACTCCTCGGGCGCCAGCCGCGTGCGCAGCGTGCGGTACTCGACGCCGAACGGATTGAGCGAGGAGCTCAGCTTTGGGACCTCATCCGGCGGCGAGGGTCGAGGCGCTGCGCAGGCGCGCAACGGTCTTATCTTTTCCCAGCGCGACCATCACCGCGAACAGGCTGGGCGCCACCGCTTGTCCGGTCAGCGCTACGCGCGCGCCGTTGATGAGCGCGCCCGCCTTCACGTTCTTCTCCGCCGCCAGCTCGCGCAGGATCTTCTCCGCACTCTCCTCGGTGAATCCGTTGGCCGTGCCGGCATAGCGCGCCCCCAACTCCGCCAGAAGCTCGCGCACCGCGCCGTCCTTCAGGTACTTGGCGGCGGCGGCCGAGTCGGTCTCGTAGTCATCGGTGAAGAAGGCGCGAAAGGAGGTGGCGAAGTCCTTCAGGTTGCGCGCCCGGGGCTTGAGCAGGTCAATGGTCGAGAACAGCCACTCCCGGTCACTGCGCGCGGGTTGCACTCCCGCCTTCTTCCACTCTTCTTCGACCAGCGGCTCCAGCTCCGACGCCGGGTAGGCGCGGATGTACTCGCTGTTGAACCAGTCGAGCTTGGCGTTGTCGAAGACGGCGTTGGAGCGCGAGATGCCCTCCAGGCCGAAGAGGGAGATGAGCTCCGCGTCGTGCAGGATCTCCTTCGACGAATCCGGCGGCGTCCAGCCCAAGAGAG contains the following coding sequences:
- a CDS encoding TlpA disulfide reductase family protein, whose amino-acid sequence is MDDSQEDVEKFVKEMGVHYTIVMGRDSVADAYGGVPYLPGTFYIDRTGKIVDRVFGLAGHGDIEENIKRSLAQGAAPVNASTPTPEASKPQEQKQ
- a CDS encoding protein-disulfide reductase DsbD N-terminal domain-containing protein, translated to MRLRLQSVLALLALLAAGALAQDSLVPKTPIVIAMPPEAAAVAPGGNVRVELRFRVSPGYHINSNKPHSEFLIPTRLKLSPPANLTPGSIVYPEGTDLTFAFSPGEKLNVYAGDFTVRAELRALGSAPAGSYKVLGELRFQACTDRACFPPTKLPVEFEVTVRKPRS
- a CDS encoding CocE/NonD family hydrolase; translated protein: MKTIDRVRTLILLAPVLGALLLFVEPSAAQSAPPPPAYPALPSETPTKLVPATDSFDYIRRDVMIPMRDGVKLHTVILVPKGAKGAPILLTRTPYNATELTSHSPSAHLGPILNGYDNATDVIVEGGYIRVVQDVRGKYGSEGDYVMNRPLHGPQNPTPVDHATDTYDTIDWLVKNIPESNGKVGILGISYDGFLPLMALVNPHPALKVAVPMNPMVDGWMGDDWFHYGAFRQQNMPYIYEQVGTHANDAKWWTSNFDDYDMFMQAGSAGELGRRRGLEQVGFWRKLLDHPSYDAFWRDQAVDKLLAAQPLKVPVMLVHSLWDQEDIYGAIAVYKAIKPKDTENDKVFLVLGPWHHGQEIADGSTLGALRFNSDTALTFRREILRPFLDQYLKDGAPKAAVPPVMAFETGTNTWRRLPAWPAGCASGCTVRPTPLYLTAGLKLSFTAPGAGDATFDEYVSNPAKPVPFRARPIQPVGYDDKGLTWPKWLVDDQREASGRPDVVVFVSDVLSARVKISGQPIANLIASTSGTDSDWVVKVIDVYPDEVAGQPAMGGYQLMVSADIFRGRYRESLEMAKPIAPDQALLYRFALPTANHVFLPGHRIMVQVQSSWFPLYDRNPQTFVPSIFWAKPEDYRKAVQRIYHVPGQASFIELPLVATP